A stretch of DNA from Methylomicrobium lacus LW14:
GCGGCGCCTGTATTCCAGTAGGCATACAGGTGGTAGGGATCGACCGGTAGCAACAGCAGCTCCGGAGCGCCGTTGGCGGCTTTCGGCGCGAAGCGCTGGCTGATGTCCTGGCCAATCGTCTGTAATTCCAGATGGCTGAAGCCCCCGATTTGCGGCGGCTCGGCTAAAGCGGCGGCTGGCGGGGGGATATTCACATTGGCCGGCGGCCAATAATCCGCAGCGGCCAGCGAAGTCTTATCCGGAGAGAACTTAAGGCTGATCTCCGCGCTGATCGTCAGCATCTCATCCCGAGTCAGCTCGATGGGAGAGCGCGGTTCCACATCTTCTAAAGTCATCAACATGAATAAGACGGTATGTATACTTTACCGCGATTTTCTTTGCCGCGGCCGGCGAAATGGTCCATTTTCGGCCCTGTCCAGCGGGTACGCCCGCTGCAAAGGCAAAATTGTTGCAGCCAGTATAATCAATTTAGCCCGGCTAGCCAATTGATCCGGCCAAAAGTTCGGTTTTCCGGGGTTGGAAGGGAAGGGCGGGTGAGTTAAAACGCGCAGGTCTCGACCCGCCTTTCCTGGGCGAAGCCGAAAAAGATTCACCGATCACGGCTTCGCTCAACGGCATCACCCTGTCAAGACGCCATTTTCAACATGCCCATGCCGTTCGGTTTTTTGACGATCTGCAGGCGCGCCTTGAAGCGTTTTTGCACGCTTTCGACATGCGAAATCACGCCGACCGTTTTGCCGTGCTGTGTATGCAGGCTTTCGAGCGTGCTGATCACGCTGAACAAGGTGTCGGCGTCGAGGCTGCCGAAGCCTTCGTCGAGGAACAAGGAATCGACCGATTTGCCGTTGCTGGCCAGTTCGGAAAGTCCCAATGCCAAGGCCAGACTGACCACGAAGCTCTCGCCTCCGGACAGGCTCCGCGGCAGGCGGCGCGCGTTGCCCTGTAAGGTGTCCTCGATCTCCAGCGCGAGGCCTTTCTCGCTCGGCATTTTGCGCAGGTAATAACGGCCGCTGAGTTTTTCGAGCAAGGCGTTGGTCTTGCCGAGCAATTGGTCGGCGATCTTCTCTTGCACGCGGCGGCGGAACGCCATGCCGTTTTCGGCATGGATCAGTTGCTGCTCTTCGGTCAATGCCTTCACGAGCGCTTCCTGCTCTTCGTATTGAGCGTGCACCGCATCGTATTTGCTGTGCAGGCGCTCTTGCTCCTTCAGCAAGTTATCCAGATGCCGCACTTCGAAATGCGCGATTTCGAGTTTCTGCGAGACGTCGTGCACTTGTGCGCTGATGTCGTCGAGCGACAGCTCGGTGTCTTTTTCAAGCGCCGCGGCTTCCAGTTGCTGCCGGTTGCTTTCGAGCCTCGCCGACGTTTCGGCGGCCCGCTGGGCCAAAAAGGCGGCTTTCTGTTCCAGTTCGGGACGGGACGCCTGCTGTGTCAGAGTCTCCTTGACTTCTTCGACGCCCGAGAAATTGGCTTCGCGCATTTTGGCCTGGAGATTTTTCTCCAGCAAATTCACTTGCGCCTGCTTTTCGGCAAGCCGTATGCGCTCGGCCGCAATCAGCTTCTGTTTGTCGAGCAGCGCCAAGTGCAGCGCGATGCTTTCTTCCTTTTGCAGCTTGCGGCTGAACCCGGCAAGCTTTTCTTCCAAGCCCTTCAGTTCCTCGCGCAGCGCCTTGTCGCTGGCCGCCAGCGCGGTCAAGTCCTCCTCCAGACCCTGTTTTCGAATCAACTGGCTGTGATAATCGTGCCGGCGGCGGCTGAGCTTGTCATAAAACAGCTCTTCCTTGCCTTTGCCGGGCATTTTTTCGCCGATCAGGGCCAGTTGTTGATCGACCTTGACCGCCAGTTCCTTTTCTTCCTGAACCGCCGCGGTCAACGCATTGGCGACTTCAAACGGATCCTGCGGCTGAGCTTCCCGTTCCGCTTCGAGTTTCTGATAGGTGGCGGTCAATTGCTCGATCGCGGCGCCGCTTTTTACGAGTTGCACCTTCAGTTTTTCGATGCCCTGAATCTTGTTCTTGTGCTTGCCGAGCAGAAAAGCGATTTCCTTGAATTGCTTGTCTTCCTCGTCATGGAGTTCGCCCATGCGATTGATCTGGTCGATCTCGAGGTTTTGCCCGATATTCAGCCGGTTGCGGAGCGTTCCCCACTGCGCCTGGATTTGCCGCGCCTTTTGATTCGTCAGCGCATATTTTTGCGCCAGCCTGCGCGCATCTTCGACCTCGATTTCCAGCCGCTCGGCCCTCGCGGTTTCGGAGCGTATCCGCGCCTGCTGATCGACCAGCGCCTTCTCGGAACTGCCGATGGCGGGCTGTTGTTTCGCGTAAGGATGCTGCAACGCGCCGCACAAAGGGCAGGGCTTGCCGTCGATCAGATGATGGCGGTCGGCCTCCATCCGTTTCATCATGTTTTCGCGGTAAACCGCGCCTTCGAGGATCAGCCGGATGTTCTCGTCGCGTTTGATCGTTTCTC
This window harbors:
- a CDS encoding AAA family ATPase, producing MKILSIHFKNVNSLEGEHRINFEQSPFTDTGVFAITGPNGSGKSSILDAITLALYGETYRFDRPAEHVMTRHTAECFSEIVFALGLDKYRSSWRVLRDASGELLPTEMQFLRLSEQEETLAATPHEVNARMTEITGMNFRNFTRSIMLAQGDFAAFLNALDSERMDMLEKIVGSDIYADHKRDIETRLAEAKQNLERVNQELTRVPIMDAAKREASEHDLQDFNEQFIELQAELSRLQEQQLTLQKIEALQGRIEGQKKELQDFENEHDRIQKILTRLDTLQDLKPFAHDLEALRHSAQSVQESQSALAALTAELKQLEDLVAGYDQPPIAPEALGSQSLENQQQALYDLQGEMSQLDLARSMQTGKLQAVAAQGVEKKAALQEVDAWLEQHAADAPLVDNFPETIKLKNLRAEIKELSQKQKAFDDWAKNASAALRNTQAAIDKETVSVARLQEQIAAEENTVTALLQGRTPDDLAELHREQQERVKSFKALQDLAIQYRKLSGNGSGLFGLFRKAPSAAPDPDAQAAELAELRETIKRDENIRLILEGAVYRENMMKRMEADRHHLIDGKPCPLCGALQHPYAKQQPAIGSSEKALVDQQARIRSETARAERLEIEVEDARRLAQKYALTNQKARQIQAQWGTLRNRLNIGQNLEIDQINRMGELHDEEDKQFKEIAFLLGKHKNKIQGIEKLKVQLVKSGAAIEQLTATYQKLEAEREAQPQDPFEVANALTAAVQEEKELAVKVDQQLALIGEKMPGKGKEELFYDKLSRRRHDYHSQLIRKQGLEEDLTALAASDKALREELKGLEEKLAGFSRKLQKEESIALHLALLDKQKLIAAERIRLAEKQAQVNLLEKNLQAKMREANFSGVEEVKETLTQQASRPELEQKAAFLAQRAAETSARLESNRQQLEAAALEKDTELSLDDISAQVHDVSQKLEIAHFEVRHLDNLLKEQERLHSKYDAVHAQYEEQEALVKALTEEQQLIHAENGMAFRRRVQEKIADQLLGKTNALLEKLSGRYYLRKMPSEKGLALEIEDTLQGNARRLPRSLSGGESFVVSLALALGLSELASNGKSVDSLFLDEGFGSLDADTLFSVISTLESLHTQHGKTVGVISHVESVQKRFKARLQIVKKPNGMGMLKMAS